gatatataaatactaataaataataaataaataaaaagctaaaattaattaaaagaaattatttataatttcgaattacatatttacaaatcaatttttttataaattttgtaattttttatttgaatttcgaaaatgctttttgaaactattttttaaaaaattattttcaaaattttagtattattttttttactttataaaactttaaaacataaaCTCAAAACTCTACCCTTTAATTCTAAACCTTAAGATTTGGATTAGTTAACCCTAGGAGTATAAGTGTAAAGTAGCCTATTTGATAAAccattttagttatttttttcttgtgtgttatatttttgacaaaaacatttttagtaCTATCCCAGAGAATTTCTTTAAATTatactaaaaaaaatcagttatgCACACTCTCTTGAGTTTCAACTAAGACCGAAAAAAGAGAAGGTAATTTTGAGGGAAATGGCTTATTCCATCCTAACTAAATACAATTCAAACAAATGATCAGCCCTAAATAGGATtctaatttgatttttattcaaacaaacCATCTAACTGTTTTAAAACGTGTCTAAATCAATATTATAACataaattaatcaaatcattaacaagataaaaacacattattttgattttagaaaaaatagaaaagtgtTCCTTACGGGAAACCTGAGCACTGTTACTTTGAAGAGTAAAACTaacttttgaaatattattacaaaactaaaattttacataataCTGTGCGTCTTCATCCTCTACTAAATCGGGTCAACGGATACCTGagcatctattctattaattctccagCATGACCAGTTGATAAAAGGTTGTGTCCAACAAAtataaaacagattaaataaactatacaaccataattaacttttattaatcgATACCTATTTTATAACCTCCAGTTCATTATTTTCGGCACCACTTCTTTCTATTAGATATATTAACcgacatttatatatataataacaattatttcttctttttgggTTTATACCAAATTGTGATCGGTAATCTATGTtactttatattataataaattataattaaaatatattacagtATATACACAAACATCAttctcttatatttttataataattaaattaaataattattttttaaaaattataacccGCTGATAACTGCCAAATTAAATGGTCGGATGCcaatacaaattatttgtttgcggattatgcgggtcatattttttgaccaaaacaaaattgaaatcggCGGGTTAGTGGGTTCGACCGGCAACCCAGCCCAGCGTATACCAGATCTGCCAAATTAAATGAGTGccagtacaaattatttgtttgtaggtTGTGTGGatcatatttttgaccaaaacaaaattgaaacccACGGATTGGCGAGTTCGATCGACAATCCAGCCCTAACATAGTGTATACGagatcaatttttaaacttctattgtttaataaaatatattttgattaatatttataaacaaatatgattacaaataaaaagtaaaaatttaatcacaaaaaaaaacacaaatatgaaattaaattaaaacaaaaaatatacccgccctttaatcTAGTTAGTTATATTAATTCCCTTGCTGAGGTTAGCGCCTTAGGCTGCATACGCTTTATGATTATAAGCAATTACAGTAAAGTCTTAGGCATCAAGGGTCCttagctcagtggtagagcAATCGACTTTTGATCGATAGGTCACCGGTTCGAACCCGGTTGGGCccttctttttgtttatttttatttttgtttctcaaTGGGCTTCGTAATTAATGGGCCGAGGAGAGCATCAATACGATAATATGACTTATAGTAAGATCTTAGACATCAAGGGTCCATAGCTCAGTGGTAGAGCAATCGACTGCAGATCGATAGGTCACCGGTTCGAACCCGGTTGGGCccttctttttgtttattttttcaatgGGCTTCGTAATTAATGGGCCGAAGAGAGCATCCATTCGATAAGTTGACGTGAAGAAACATTATGGGTTCATCTTCTTGTTCTATTTATTCTCATTGGTTCACTTTTCAAAAACATTATGATCTCATTTAGtcattttcttttatcaaaCATGTGTGGCGTTTTGCTAAAGATCGAGAAAAGGTgtgatatttttaacaaaagtgAGCAAGATCAAATGCACTGGCAGAACATGAGTCTCTCTCCATACTGCCTCAATGATACTTGCCCTGCCCCCACTGGGAACTTCTAGTCTCACATGTAGTAGCACCCTTCTCTGTCGTCACCCGCACCTTGCTTGCCTCTTCTAGGCTTTCGACAGCGAAAATAGTTACAAACGATGACAGCTATTTGTTGCAATTCTTCACGGCACACCAATCCAACATGAACATCTTTCCAAgtcttttattacatttttcttctttcttcatttATTATAAGAGTTATACGTAACTATTGATCAATGTTGATTAGTATGATTTGGTTGGAAAACGAATAATATGTAAGGTATGTGATTTCGAAGAGAACGATATTCGAACAACCACCTTCTCTAGAACTTATGACAAAACAATATACTTATCTCAACTACCTCACATCAACCATATTAACAGTGagcacaacaacaacaaatttGTTGGAACCCAACTGTTTTgtttagtaaattttaataacGATTTTTTGTGCTATTACAAATCTTTTTGGCAAGTGTTAgacattatttttttcaaaaaaaaaaaagtgttagaCATTATGGTGGCCTAACCCAGCTCTTTCTCCGGTATTGTATTATTTGCATACAAAAAGTAGAGATGATGAGTTAAGTTCAATCAAAAGAGGCTAGATTTGTGCTGAAATTTCAGGAATTATAGATAATTTAgacaaaaaaattcataaactgtattttgaatatttttaacatattatttatattattttgtgagaGTTTTTATTGACTGAAATAGTTTATGAGAAAAAACTCAATTCTAGATTTATACACTTATCGTCAAAACATGTGTATTTggtaaaaaagaatttttttttgtcaacaaaaaaaaagaggattttaaaacatttttccctagaaggaaaaaatgaaaactaaaaagGCAGAGAATAAAGGAAGAATACCTGAAAAATAAAAGCTCGTCGCCGTAGTTGACCGTTAGCAGCCACCCCAgtgtaattaattaaaatacaaCAATCATCAAAAATGCGTAATACTCCCTGAGAAATAAAACATAAGCTACGTTTTAATTAAAACATCTAACATGatgaaaaaataaacattaatcTATTtcctccttcctctcctcaACAGATCGATCCcactgaaaaaaatcaaaaatcccCAAAACCTACAGAGACCTTCTCCCCCGTCGCTATGATGGTTTCCAGGGGCTTATTCGGCTGGTCCCCCCCTCACATACAACCCTTAACCCCCGTCTCCGAAGTCTCCGAGCCTCCCGAGTCTCCCTCCCCTTACCTCGATCCCGGCGCCGAGAACAGCAACGGCGGCGGCGCGGGGATGGCGACGCAGGCGGAGGAAGACGAGGAGATGGACGATCCCGAAGAGATGGAGCCTCCTCCCGCCGCCGTCCCTTTCTCTCAGCTCTTCGCTTGCGCCGATCGGTTCGATTGGGTGCTCATGGTGCTCGGATCCGTCGCCGCTGCTGCTCACGGAGCTGCGCTGATTGTTTACTTGCACTACTTCGCCAAGATCGTTCAGGTTCTCGCTTACGGTGCTGAACCGGGACGAGGAGGAGCCGAGGATCAGTTTGATCGCCTTGTTGAGGTTAGCTCATTAGCTTGTATACGCTTTTTGTGGCTTTGGAAGAGTCATAACTTTACTTGGTGTCATTTTAGTGGTTAACTGTTTAAGTAACGTTCCTGCGAGGGTTCTTGAAACATTTGGTGGAGAGGTTAAACATTGCCAGGGCTGTTATCTCTACAGTGTTTGTGGTAGTCATTGGTCATAAATGTGCTAGGCTTAAGTAAAGAGCGTGCGGCGTGTAGTGGATTAATTAAACGAGCTTTCAGTAGTATCTTTAGCATTGGTATGATGTTTCTTGAAATAAGCATGATTTTAGTATCTATCAGATGGTGTGAGATGGTGTGAGATTAATGTAATTGCCTTTCTCTACATTTAGCAACTTTGTGGATATGCATGCTGGCTTGTTAGTGGGTGTTATTATGTGGATGACTTATTTCCTGAATCTGTAATGTATATTTACCTGGAAATCAGCTGTTATTGACTTAGCTGGGGATACTGAATAGTTACCTCATTTTTACTCGAATCCAAGCTCATAGGAAGGCAACCCTTGTTATAAGCTTGATTTTGGTTTTCTAGTCTGAGGGATTTCGGTGTATGCTCTTCTCACTGTCTTGTTTATCTCTCTGAGTTCATGAAACACTGGAAACACTCCTGAAAAACTGCAACTGATTTATCTGAGTTCATTGAACACTGGAAACAATCCTGAAATGATGTGCCCCTCTAAGTAATCTTTGCCCTTTTTGCAGCTTTCGCTGATTATTGTATACATCGCTGGGGGTGTTTTCATATCTGGTTGGATTGGTAAGTTcactatatttaaaaactatactAATAAAACCTCGATGTGTGCTTCTTTCCTCTAATGTAGTTGATGCTATTAGCTGCAACCGTAATTAATTGTTCTTTGTTTATAGAGGTATCTTGCTGGATACTGACTGGAGAGAGGCAGACTGCTGTGATCAGGTCAAAATACGTCCAAGTACTACTAAATCAGGATATGAGTTTCTTTGATACATATGGGAATAACGGGGATATAGTAAGCCAAGTGCTGAGTGATGTCCTTCTCATTCAGTCGGCTCTAAGCGAAAAAGTATGTGTTAACTTCTAAATATGGTTTCAAGTTTGCTTGCAAATATCTTTATGTATGCAAGGATTGGTACATCTTCTGGCATTTCTTTAATCTGTGGGATCTTGGACATTTTCGCAGGTTGGAAATTACATTCATAATATGGCAACATTTATCAGTGGTCTTGTTATCGGTTTTGTCAACTGCTGGGAGATTGCGCTCATTACGTTAGCCACTGGTCCTTTCATTGTTGCTGCAGGAGGCGTATCGAATATATTTCTCCACAGACTTGCTGAGAACATTCAAGATGCTTATGCTGAAGCAGCCAGCATTGCTGAACAGGTACTATAATTGCTAGGTTTGTGCGGGACATTATACAGATAGGAttactcttttattttattttcgaatCCTGTTACTGTTGCAAGCATTAAGCTTTGAAATGTTTCCAACAATGATATTTAAGAATTGGAGTTATAGCATAAATACTTTTGACTTGTGAACGTTGAAGTTCGTTTTCGGTGTGCAGAGGTTGATATCTAAATAATTGTATTTAGATAGGTCGGAATTTTAGGTTACTTAATGCGGCTGTACTGCTTCGTTTTTTGTTAGGTTAGGATGCATGTATAATCGTTCTTGCATCCATAACTTGATATATTGCATCAACTTAGATGCATGGCAATTACACGACCACTAGTCTGTCTTATATGTACAAGTCCTTTTGAAATGTATTCCCTACTGGTGAATATGTCGCCTTCTAACGCTTAAAAGAGTTTATTCTAAATTTGCAGGCGGTCTCTTATATTAGGACGTTGTATGCTTTTACAAATGAAACTCTTGCAAAATACTCTTATGCAACCTCTCTCCAAGCAACTCTGAGATATGGTATATTGATTAGTCTTGTGCAAGGACTTGGACTTGGATTTACATATGGGCTTGCTATATGTTCATGTGCTCTTCAACTTTGGGTTGGTCGGTTCTTTGTTATTCATGGAAGGGCGACTGGTGGAGAAATCATTACAGCCCTTTTTGCTGTTATTTTGAGTGGCCTGTAAGTTTCAGATTCTACTTTTACTGCTTGTATCTTTCCTCTAAAAGTATACACATTGATTTGCTAATCATATTCATGTTGTGCTGTGCAGGGGTTTAAATCAAGCTGCTACAAACTTTTATTCATTTGATCAAGGAAGGATTGCGGCATATAGGCTTTTTGAGATGATAAGTCGTTCATCATCTGGGACTAATCAAGAAGGAACTATTTTGTCTGCTGTTGAAGGAAATATTGAGTTTCGGAATGTATATTTCAGCTATTTGTCACGGCCTGAAATTCCAATCTTGAGTGGATTTTACCTCACTGTGCCTGCTAAGAAAGCTGTTGCACTTGTTGGTAGAAACGGTTCTGGAAAAAGCAGCATTATTCCTCTTATGGAACGGTTTTATGATCCTACACTAGGTATGATGATGTGTGATTGGGTGTATCAATAATTTATACAAATCTGTCTTTGTTACTTGCCTGCAGCGGTGACTATTATTGATCTGAATAGATCTGTGGTTTTCTCTTAAACAGGAGAAGTTCTACTTGATggagaaaatgttaaaaatctaAAGTTAGAGTGGCTGAGAAGCCAGATAGGTCTTGTCACACAAGAGCCTGCTTTACTTAGCTTGAGCATAAGAGAGAATATTGCATACGGTCGAGATGCTACTCTAGATCAGATAGAGGAGGCAGCTAAAAAGGCTCGTGCACATACATTTATTAGCTCACTTGAAAAAGGATATGAAACTCAGGTAACCATCCACTGAAGTTTTTACTTATGCATTGCAAGTTGGTACTTCTATTTTCAATTTAGAAGTTGGAAATGATATGTTTGTCTTCTAGGTTGGAAAAGCTGGTTTAACGTTGACGGAGGAGCAGAAAATAAAACTATCTATTGCTAGAGCTGTACTCCTAGACCCAAAAATTCTTCTGCTTGATGAGGTTACTGGAGGACTAGACTTTGAAGCTGAAAGAGTTGTCCAAGAAGCTCTTGATCTTCTGATGTTAGGACGATCTACCATAATTATAGCTCGACGGTTAAGTCTGATAAGAAATGCTGACTATATTGCTGTAATGGAAGAGGGTCAGCTACTTGAAATGGGTACACATGATGAACTAATCAACCTTGGTAATTTGTATGCCGAGCTTCTGAAGTGTGAAGAAGCGACAAAGCTACCCAGACGGTATGATTCTCCAGCCAAGACCTATGTATCTAACAACTTGTCAAGTGTGTAACTGCTTTTGATTTATAATGATCTATGTGAAGGTGGACCTTGACGAATTACTTGTTTATGGAATCTTATCTTCTTACAGGATGCCAGCTAGGAACTACAACGACCCTGCTGCGTTCCAGGCTGAGAGGGACTCTTCAGCTGGTCGTGGCTTCCAAGAACATTCATCACCCAAAATGGCCAAGTCTCCATCTCTTCAGAGAGGTCATAACGTTTTTCGCCCCCAGGAAATGTGCTTTAATAGTGAAGAGTCGTCCAATGATCATAACCATGCCCCAGAGAAAATGGGAGAAAATGGTTCGTCTTTGGAAGTCGCTGAAAAGGAACCAACCATTAAAAGACAAGATAGTTTCGAGATGCGGTTACCAGAACTACCAAAAATTGACGTTCAGTGTCCACAACGTCAGAAATCAAATGGTTCAGATCCGGAGTCCCCTATATCACCCCTTTTGATATCGGATCCCAAAAATGAGCGCTCCCATTCACAGACATTTAGCCGCCCTCCTGGCCATTCTGATGACACTTCAACAAATGTTAAGGTGGAGTCTCCTTCATTTTGGAAGTTGGCACAGCTTAGTTTTCCAGAGTGGCTATATGCTGTATTAGGGAGTATTGGTGCTGCCATCTTTGGTTCTTTTAATCCTCTTTTAGCTTACGTCATTGCATTGGTAGTGACGGCATACTATAATAGCAAGGGAAGCCACCTGCGTGAGGAGGTTGACAAGTGGTGTTTGATCATTGCCTGCATGGGAGTAGTGACGGTTGTTGCCAATTTCTTGCAGCATTTCTACTTTGGTATTATGGGGGAGAAAATGACGGAGAGAGTGCGGAGGATGATGTTCTCAGGTACTACAATATTTTCCTCCTTCTTTCTTTAATTCATTTCACTACCTGTTACAGCTTTCACTTGCCTCAGTTCATATATTTTCTCTGATGTGCCAGCGATGCTGCGTAATGAAGTTGGATGgtatgatgaagaagaaaacagtCCAGATACGTTATCCATGCGCCTAGCAAATGATGCCACTTTTGTCCGAGCCGCCTTCAGCAACAGGCTTTCGATACTTATTCAAGATAGTTTTGCTGTTATAGTTGCCATTCTTATTGGGTTGCTGCTAGGTTGGCGTTTGGCCCTTGTTGCATTGGCAACTTTGCCGATACTAACTCTCTCCGCCATTGCTCAGGTTCGTTACGTTTCTTAGTCTTCCCCAACAGACCCTTAtgttttttgttaacaaattcCGGTTCAGTAGTCGCATGCTTCCCCTTTGTCAA
This genomic stretch from Raphanus sativus cultivar WK10039 chromosome 3, ASM80110v3, whole genome shotgun sequence harbors:
- the LOC108847494 gene encoding ABC transporter B family member 6 yields the protein MMVSRGLFGWSPPHIQPLTPVSEVSEPPESPSPYLDPGAENSNGGGAGMATQAEEDEEMDDPEEMEPPPAAVPFSQLFACADRFDWVLMVLGSVAAAAHGAALIVYLHYFAKIVQVLAYGAEPGRGGAEDQFDRLVELSLIIVYIAGGVFISGWIEVSCWILTGERQTAVIRSKYVQVLLNQDMSFFDTYGNNGDIVSQVLSDVLLIQSALSEKVGNYIHNMATFISGLVIGFVNCWEIALITLATGPFIVAAGGVSNIFLHRLAENIQDAYAEAASIAEQAVSYIRTLYAFTNETLAKYSYATSLQATLRYGILISLVQGLGLGFTYGLAICSCALQLWVGRFFVIHGRATGGEIITALFAVILSGLGLNQAATNFYSFDQGRIAAYRLFEMISRSSSGTNQEGTILSAVEGNIEFRNVYFSYLSRPEIPILSGFYLTVPAKKAVALVGRNGSGKSSIIPLMERFYDPTLGEVLLDGENVKNLKLEWLRSQIGLVTQEPALLSLSIRENIAYGRDATLDQIEEAAKKARAHTFISSLEKGYETQVGKAGLTLTEEQKIKLSIARAVLLDPKILLLDEVTGGLDFEAERVVQEALDLLMLGRSTIIIARRLSLIRNADYIAVMEEGQLLEMGTHDELINLGNLYAELLKCEEATKLPRRMPARNYNDPAAFQAERDSSAGRGFQEHSSPKMAKSPSLQRGHNVFRPQEMCFNSEESSNDHNHAPEKMGENGSSLEVAEKEPTIKRQDSFEMRLPELPKIDVQCPQRQKSNGSDPESPISPLLISDPKNERSHSQTFSRPPGHSDDTSTNVKVESPSFWKLAQLSFPEWLYAVLGSIGAAIFGSFNPLLAYVIALVVTAYYNSKGSHLREEVDKWCLIIACMGVVTVVANFLQHFYFGIMGEKMTERVRRMMFSAMLRNEVGWYDEEENSPDTLSMRLANDATFVRAAFSNRLSILIQDSFAVIVAILIGLLLGWRLALVALATLPILTLSAIAQKLWLAGFSKGIQEMHRKASLVLEDAVRNIYTVVAFCAGNKVMELYRLQLQRILRQSFLHGMGIGLAFGFSQFLLFACNALLLWFTAFSVKRGYMKLSTALTEYMVFSFATFALVEPFGLAPYILKRRRSLASVFEIIDRVPRIEPDDTSGLSPPNVYGSIELKNIDFCYPTRPEVLVLSNFSLKVSGGQTLAVVGVSGSGKSTIISLIERYYDPVAGQVLLDGRDLKSYNLRWLRSHMGLIQQEPIIFSTTIRENIIYARHNASEAEMKEAARIANAHHFISSLAHGYDTHVGMRGVELTQGQKQRIAIARVVLKNAPILLIDEASSSVESESSRVVQEALDTLIMGNKTTILIAHRAAMMRHVDNIVVLNGGKIVEQGTHDTLSSKNGLYMRLMQPHYGKGLRQHRLI